A region from the Cellvibrio sp. PSBB006 genome encodes:
- a CDS encoding pectate trisaccharide-lyase yields the protein MRVPLLLRQCALGVGGLLTAAATFAGPVGYATLNGGTTGGAGGQVVYASTGAEINQAMCNRASDDTPLIIYVSGTINHGNTQSYSGSCDTQDDEIQFKGVSNISLIGVGDGALFDEIGIHLRDTSNIILQNLHIRNVKKSGSPTSNGGDAIGMESDVFNIWVDHCTLEASGGEDDGYDSLLDMKATTQYVTVSYTYYHDSGRGGLMGSSDSDDTNTFVTFHHNRYENIDSRLPLLRHGTAHAFNNYYYGITKSGMNPRMGGEIKAEHNHFENSHNPIGTFYTDEMGYWDLKDNIFENVTWASASDEFPAGPNPVSTTSISIPYSYQLDAVNCTKSIVLATAGAGKGLATSDGSCSVDPGSSSSSSAPASSSSSTPVSSSSSSTPPGGGTQTLQAENAYIDRGTVDNIHNGYTGAGFVDYENVAGSYVEWTVTGVAAGQATATFRYANGTTTNRAMSITVNGQVVNSSLAFNGTGAWANWAEQSMTLNLSAGTNVIRATAVTSSGGPNLDSLVLTTAAASSAPASSSSSATPVSSSSASSAPNEEPGELGPNIADDAGADGSSKGGGTSYGNVTDGDLSSYWSPGSSSGERVSVKGLSGSFNTVIIRELNNATTSWRLVNNDNGQVLASGSTLGSAGVITFASVSASKINLMIDSASSAPQIAEFEVYNATGTIPASSASSASSVTPPSSSSAPAPSSSSAPASSSSSVANSSSSAANSSLPDYSGPLSNDCINLATNPNVNWRDTSLQSDQEIVECLAQTLGQPVGYGENARGGYDPNGNSKLTVITKNGNTSVEQQIYDAITDNAHNWIVFDKFDFANPSEIAMYRLQCGNAAVQSHLGATEAQCINYTQWCSSNGVSSANCVSEFFNNALNESDLPIRNIVVGSNKTLDGRMSEAFFRFNGFAIGRDSEGQAVQTSNSVILTHLNFVGAGHTEDHGLDPDMIRATGESHDIWIHRNNFDTTGDAAFDVKVGAYDVTISYNKLVDVKRASLHGSSDSRTINAQITTTMHHNAFITRDGSYDSLGNTLRRIPLIRRGTSHMFNNVFVNYRKDILSVRVGASVLWEDNAFVVNRAHQEKSSLESSLDELQANLARDVDGGSFRADRTYLWFADGACNIDGSTQRQITNSSGSVGNLTQQYSSRSQNSIADWRFDAGQDLVDYVSATAGRDGVLPFNSPLAGDRYYVLGLGKVPCL from the coding sequence ATGTGTAATCGCGCCTCCGATGATACGCCGCTGATTATTTACGTGAGCGGCACCATCAACCACGGCAACACCCAAAGCTATTCAGGTAGCTGTGACACCCAGGACGATGAAATTCAATTCAAGGGCGTCAGCAACATCTCCCTGATCGGTGTAGGCGATGGCGCTTTGTTTGATGAAATAGGTATTCACTTGCGTGATACCTCCAACATCATCCTGCAAAACCTGCACATCAGAAATGTGAAAAAATCCGGATCACCGACCTCTAACGGTGGCGATGCCATCGGTATGGAAAGTGATGTATTTAATATCTGGGTTGACCACTGTACGCTCGAAGCATCCGGTGGAGAAGATGACGGTTACGACTCCTTGCTGGATATGAAAGCGACCACGCAATACGTAACGGTTTCCTACACTTACTATCACGATTCCGGTCGCGGTGGTTTGATGGGTTCCAGCGACAGTGACGATACCAATACCTTCGTCACCTTCCACCATAATCGTTACGAAAATATTGATTCACGTTTGCCACTGTTGCGTCATGGCACCGCGCATGCGTTTAACAATTACTATTACGGTATTACCAAGTCCGGTATGAACCCGCGTATGGGCGGTGAAATTAAAGCCGAACATAACCACTTCGAAAATTCACATAACCCCATCGGTACCTTCTACACCGACGAAATGGGTTATTGGGATCTCAAAGATAATATTTTTGAAAACGTCACCTGGGCTTCTGCGTCAGACGAATTTCCGGCAGGTCCTAATCCGGTTTCCACCACGTCCATCAGCATTCCTTATTCGTATCAATTAGATGCGGTGAATTGTACAAAAAGCATCGTGTTGGCTACGGCGGGTGCAGGTAAAGGCCTGGCGACGTCTGATGGTTCTTGCAGCGTAGATCCGGGCAGCTCTTCAAGCTCAAGCGCGCCAGCAAGTTCTTCTTCCAGCACACCGGTAAGTTCTTCCTCCAGCTCTACCCCTCCGGGTGGCGGCACGCAAACATTACAGGCAGAAAATGCCTACATTGATCGCGGTACGGTGGATAACATTCACAACGGCTACACCGGTGCCGGTTTCGTGGATTACGAAAACGTTGCTGGCAGTTATGTCGAGTGGACGGTTACCGGCGTAGCGGCAGGCCAGGCAACGGCTACATTCCGTTACGCAAATGGCACCACCACCAATCGCGCCATGTCGATCACCGTTAACGGTCAGGTTGTTAACAGCAGCCTTGCTTTCAATGGTACCGGCGCTTGGGCTAATTGGGCTGAGCAAAGCATGACGTTGAACTTGAGTGCGGGTACTAACGTGATTCGCGCAACGGCTGTTACGTCTTCCGGTGGTCCGAACCTGGACTCGTTGGTACTGACTACCGCTGCTGCCAGCAGCGCGCCAGCATCCTCATCCAGTTCTGCCACGCCTGTCAGCTCGTCCAGTGCCAGCTCTGCGCCGAACGAAGAGCCTGGTGAGTTAGGGCCTAACATTGCCGACGATGCCGGTGCCGATGGCAGCAGCAAAGGCGGTGGCACCAGCTACGGCAACGTGACGGATGGTGACCTGAGCAGCTACTGGTCTCCCGGTTCATCCAGCGGTGAGCGTGTCTCTGTGAAAGGTTTGAGCGGCAGCTTCAACACCGTCATCATTCGTGAACTCAACAACGCAACGACAAGTTGGCGTTTGGTGAATAACGATAATGGTCAGGTGTTAGCGTCCGGTTCTACCTTAGGCAGTGCAGGTGTCATTACGTTTGCCAGTGTTTCGGCGAGCAAAATAAACCTGATGATCGACAGCGCAAGCAGCGCGCCGCAGATTGCAGAGTTCGAAGTGTATAACGCGACCGGCACGATTCCGGCGAGCAGTGCGTCTTCTGCTTCCAGCGTTACGCCGCCCTCCAGCAGCAGTGCACCAGCACCGTCCAGTTCAAGTGCGCCGGCCAGCAGTTCGTCTTCTGTAGCAAATTCCAGCAGCAGCGCGGCTAACTCTTCACTACCGGATTACTCGGGTCCATTGAGCAACGACTGTATCAACCTCGCCACCAACCCCAACGTGAACTGGCGTGATACCTCGCTGCAAAGCGATCAGGAAATTGTTGAGTGTCTGGCGCAAACCCTGGGTCAACCGGTAGGTTACGGTGAAAATGCACGCGGTGGTTACGATCCGAATGGCAACAGCAAGTTGACTGTTATCACCAAAAACGGCAACACCTCGGTAGAGCAGCAAATTTATGATGCGATTACCGATAACGCGCATAACTGGATCGTATTCGACAAGTTTGATTTTGCGAATCCATCTGAAATTGCGATGTACCGTTTGCAGTGTGGTAACGCTGCTGTTCAATCCCATCTGGGCGCAACCGAAGCACAATGTATTAACTACACCCAGTGGTGTTCCAGCAACGGCGTCTCCAGCGCTAATTGTGTAAGCGAATTCTTCAACAACGCGTTGAACGAAAGCGACTTGCCGATTCGCAATATCGTTGTCGGTTCCAACAAAACGCTTGATGGTCGCATGAGCGAAGCTTTCTTCCGCTTTAACGGTTTTGCCATTGGTCGCGATAGCGAAGGTCAAGCGGTTCAAACATCTAACAGTGTGATCCTGACTCACCTGAATTTTGTGGGTGCCGGCCACACTGAAGACCATGGCCTTGATCCCGATATGATTCGCGCTACCGGCGAGTCACACGATATCTGGATTCATCGCAACAACTTCGACACCACCGGCGATGCCGCCTTTGATGTAAAAGTTGGCGCTTATGACGTCACCATTTCTTACAACAAGCTGGTCGATGTGAAACGCGCCTCCTTGCATGGCTCCAGCGATAGCCGGACTATCAATGCGCAAATCACTACAACCATGCACCACAACGCCTTTATCACGCGCGATGGCAGTTACGATTCCTTGGGCAACACCCTGCGTCGTATTCCGTTGATTCGCCGTGGTACCTCACACATGTTCAACAACGTCTTTGTTAACTATCGCAAAGACATCCTGAGTGTACGTGTGGGTGCGAGTGTATTGTGGGAAGACAACGCTTTTGTAGTTAACCGTGCGCACCAGGAAAAAAGCTCGCTGGAGTCTTCTCTTGACGAACTGCAAGCCAACTTGGCACGGGATGTTGATGGTGGTAGCTTCCGAGCCGACCGCACTTATCTGTGGTTCGCCGATGGTGCTTGTAACATCGACGGTTCTACTCAACGTCAGATCACCAACTCATCTGGCAGTGTAGGTAATCTTACTCAACAATATTCTTCCAGATCACAAAACAGTATTGCTGACTGGCGTTTCGATGCCGGCCAGGATCTGGTTGATTACGTGAGTGCGACCGCAGGTCGTGATGGCGTGTTGCCCTTCAATTCGCCCTTGGCTGGTGATCGCTACTACGTGTTGGGCCTCGGTAAGGTGCCTTGCCTGTAA